Proteins encoded together in one Halothermothrix orenii H 168 window:
- the gatA gene encoding Asp-tRNA(Asn)/Glu-tRNA(Gln) amidotransferase subunit GatA gives MELYDLTIHELRDLLRKEEVSPEEVLDSFYKRIDEVEDKVKAYVTLTRDEARNSLASLKDGRLAGIPLAIKDNISTRGIKTTCSSKILNNYKPPYDATVVKRLKEEGGITLGKTNMDEFAMGSSTENSGFYPTHNPWNLDHAPGGSSGGSAAAVAAGEAPGALGSDTGGSIRQPAAFCGVVGLKPTYGCVSRYGLVAFASSLDQIGPITKDVTDSALLLNVISGHDPMDSTSVDREKEDYTTYLKDDVKGMKIGLPEEYFSLDFNSEVKDKVMSAVKELEKAGAIVEEVSLPNIEYALAAYYIIAPAEASSNLARYDGVRYGYRSENGDSVRSMFTNTRSEGFGDEVKRRIMLGTYVLSSGYYDAFYLKAQKVRTLIKEDFERVFKDYDVLISPTTPTTAFKLGEMTDPLEMYQSDVFTVPVNIAGIPAISVPCGFDSNNLPIGLQIMGPHFGEGKILQTAYTLEQALNMKTKRPKL, from the coding sequence ATGGAATTATATGATCTTACAATCCATGAGTTGCGGGATCTGCTGAGGAAAGAAGAAGTTTCCCCGGAAGAAGTTTTAGATAGTTTTTATAAAAGAATAGATGAGGTTGAAGATAAAGTTAAAGCCTATGTGACCCTTACCAGAGATGAAGCCAGAAATAGTCTTGCCAGTCTTAAGGATGGAAGACTGGCCGGTATTCCCCTGGCCATTAAAGATAATATTTCCACCAGAGGTATTAAAACCACCTGTTCTTCTAAAATACTGAACAACTATAAACCTCCATATGATGCTACTGTTGTTAAGAGATTAAAGGAAGAGGGGGGTATTACCCTTGGTAAAACCAATATGGATGAGTTTGCCATGGGTTCATCTACTGAAAACTCTGGTTTTTATCCTACCCATAACCCCTGGAATTTAGACCATGCTCCCGGGGGCTCAAGTGGTGGTTCTGCAGCAGCTGTGGCTGCCGGTGAAGCACCAGGTGCCCTTGGCTCTGATACAGGTGGTTCTATCCGTCAGCCAGCTGCATTTTGTGGTGTTGTGGGGTTAAAACCAACTTATGGTTGTGTTTCCCGTTATGGACTGGTGGCTTTTGCTTCTTCTCTGGATCAGATTGGACCTATTACAAAAGATGTGACTGATTCTGCCCTGTTATTGAATGTTATAAGTGGTCATGATCCGATGGATTCTACCTCTGTGGACCGGGAGAAGGAGGATTATACTACATACCTGAAAGACGATGTCAAAGGTATGAAGATTGGTCTACCGGAAGAGTACTTCTCCCTTGATTTTAATTCTGAAGTTAAAGATAAAGTTATGTCAGCTGTAAAAGAGCTTGAAAAAGCAGGGGCCATTGTAGAAGAAGTTAGCCTTCCCAATATTGAGTACGCCCTGGCTGCTTATTACATCATTGCTCCGGCTGAAGCCAGCTCCAACCTGGCCCGTTATGATGGAGTAAGGTATGGTTACCGGAGTGAGAACGGTGATAGTGTCAGGTCCATGTTCACCAATACCAGGAGTGAGGGTTTTGGTGATGAAGTCAAGAGGAGAATTATGCTGGGAACATATGTCTTAAGTTCCGGGTATTATGATGCCTTTTATTTGAAAGCCCAGAAAGTAAGGACCCTTATTAAAGAGGATTTTGAAAGGGTCTTTAAGGACTATGATGTTTTGATTTCACCAACAACCCCGACCACAGCATTTAAGCTGGGAGAAATGACTGATCCCCTTGAAATGTATCAATCTGATGTCTTTACAGTTCCGGTAAATATTGCCGGGATACCTGCTATTTCTGTTCCCTGTGGTTTTGACAGTAATAATCTTCCCATTGGACTCCAGATAATGGGACCCCATTTCGGGGAAGGTAAGATTCTTCAGACTGCCTATACCCTGGAACAGGCTCTAAACATGAAGACAAAAAGGCCTAAGTTATGA
- the gatB gene encoding Asp-tRNA(Asn)/Glu-tRNA(Gln) amidotransferase subunit GatB, protein MSTEYETIIGLEVHVQLSTNSKIFCDCSTEFGAEPNTHTCPVCLGLPGTLPVLNKKAVDYAIMAGLALNCDISEYSKFDRKNYFYPDLPKAYQISQYDLPLCQNGYIEIDTEDGVKKIGITRIHLEEDAGKLIHEGTIDESDSSLVDYNRTGVPLIEIVSEPDMRSPSEAREYLTQLKKVMEYLGVSDCNMEEGSLRCDANVSIRPVGQEEFGTKTELKNMNSFRAVERALEYEVERQKKVLARGDKVVQETRTWDEKLNKTISMRGKEEAHDYRYFPEPDLVPLEVDKGWVEEIKSKLPELPRARKERFVKEYGLPEYDAGVLTDSRSLADFFEEVVKAYDDPKTVSNWVMGEFLRLIKEEGIVIEESKITGELLARMLKLQDKGVISSKIAKTVFEEMFKTGKDPEKIVEEKGLKQISDEGQLEGIVEKVIEENPEAVEDIRGGKGKAIGYLVGQVMKETRGKANPQLVNKLLREKITGQ, encoded by the coding sequence ATGAGCACAGAATACGAAACTATTATTGGACTTGAGGTCCATGTCCAGTTGTCTACCAACTCCAAGATCTTTTGTGATTGTAGCACTGAATTTGGGGCAGAACCAAATACCCATACCTGTCCGGTCTGCCTGGGTTTGCCTGGAACCCTGCCGGTTTTAAATAAAAAGGCGGTTGATTATGCTATTATGGCCGGCCTGGCTCTTAATTGTGATATCAGTGAGTATAGTAAATTTGACCGGAAGAATTATTTCTACCCTGATCTTCCTAAAGCATACCAGATTTCCCAGTATGACCTGCCCCTGTGTCAGAATGGCTACATAGAAATTGATACAGAAGATGGGGTTAAAAAGATAGGTATTACCAGGATTCATCTTGAGGAAGATGCCGGAAAACTTATTCATGAGGGGACAATAGATGAATCAGATTCCAGTCTGGTTGATTATAACAGGACGGGTGTTCCTTTAATTGAAATTGTCAGTGAACCCGATATGAGAAGCCCATCTGAGGCCCGGGAGTACTTGACCCAGTTAAAAAAGGTTATGGAATATCTGGGGGTTTCTGATTGTAATATGGAAGAGGGTTCCTTACGGTGTGATGCCAATGTGTCTATCAGGCCGGTTGGCCAGGAGGAATTTGGAACCAAAACCGAACTTAAAAATATGAACTCTTTCCGGGCTGTTGAAAGGGCCCTTGAATATGAAGTTGAAAGACAGAAAAAGGTACTTGCCCGTGGAGATAAAGTAGTTCAGGAAACCAGAACCTGGGATGAGAAACTGAATAAAACAATCTCCATGAGAGGTAAGGAAGAAGCCCATGACTACCGGTATTTCCCGGAACCTGACCTGGTTCCCCTGGAAGTTGATAAGGGATGGGTTGAGGAAATTAAAAGTAAACTTCCGGAACTCCCCCGGGCCCGGAAGGAAAGGTTTGTAAAAGAGTATGGCCTGCCTGAATATGATGCCGGTGTCCTGACCGATTCCCGATCTCTGGCAGATTTCTTTGAAGAGGTTGTTAAAGCATATGATGACCCGAAAACTGTTAGCAACTGGGTAATGGGAGAGTTTTTAAGGCTGATTAAAGAAGAAGGAATTGTCATAGAGGAGAGTAAGATTACCGGGGAACTTCTGGCCCGGATGCTAAAATTACAGGATAAAGGGGTTATCAGCAGTAAGATAGCCAAGACAGTATTTGAAGAGATGTTTAAAACAGGAAAGGACCCTGAAAAAATCGTAGAAGAAAAAGGTTTAAAACAGATCAGTGATGAGGGACAGCTTGAAGGAATAGTGGAAAAGGTTATTGAGGAAAACCCTGAAGCTGTTGAAGATATCAGGGGAGGGAAGGGTAAGGCTATCGGCTATCTGGTGGGTCAGGTTATGAAGGAAACCAGAGGCAAGGCCAATCCCCAGCTTGTAAACAAGTTGCTCAGGGAGAAAATAACCGGCCAGTAA